In one Corallococcus sp. EGB genomic region, the following are encoded:
- a CDS encoding TOMM precursor leader peptide-binding protein: MDRVLRIKPHLRAEVLDSRRVFLVGERAQFLLEGELHASIVPLLDGERTVASVIAALAGRASAPEVLYALSLLEERGHVEEAHDVFDASVAGFWESLGVGASTAAGRLLDMSVAVRAVAGEDAERLSEALRDAGLDVRDDAERHVLLVDDYLSQEALALARESRGAGAAFLPLKVSGTTCHAGPVVGPERACWTCLTARLLDNRPIEKYLARKGIPPSAIRPPRTGLPTTAQAGLSLAATLVARWVVDGPQAAGQTRLWTLDFATWKLQSHAVTRRPQCPDCGDPHWMDARAKAPLELTSRPKRFTDDGGHRILTPEETWERHRHLISPVTGVVSDLRAVPGDAPLGHIQSAVFRVCPWTDAPASDDFHRVASGKGRTEAQARAGALCEALERYSAVFQGDEPRVHATASHLGVQAVHPDALQHFSAAQFQARSEGAGRRDMRTAVPRPYADQPMDWSPAWSLTHGVSRYVPTAFAYLFAPTPADGPFCFFNSNGNAAGNCVEEAILQGFLELVERDAVALWWYNRLRRPRVELRSFDEPWFTSVEAHYRSLGLRLSVLDLTHDLGIPVFAALAWSPERGRAWAGCGCHFDAKLAVQRALTEVAQCYDPKDLTPSPWDSRAHDDTHWLFPDDTVPARVRADFPRVWHDDLRDDVHECVARAERVGLETLVLEQSRPDVGVSAVKVIVPGLRHFWPRLGPGRLYDVPVRMGWLKAPKTEAQLNPVPFYF; encoded by the coding sequence ATGGACCGAGTCCTCCGCATCAAGCCCCACCTGCGCGCCGAGGTGCTCGACTCGCGACGCGTCTTCCTCGTCGGGGAGCGCGCCCAGTTCCTGCTCGAGGGCGAGCTGCACGCGAGCATCGTGCCCCTCCTGGATGGCGAGCGCACCGTGGCGAGCGTCATCGCCGCGCTGGCGGGGCGGGCCTCCGCGCCGGAGGTGCTCTACGCGCTGTCGCTCCTGGAAGAGCGCGGGCACGTGGAGGAGGCGCATGACGTCTTCGACGCCAGCGTCGCCGGATTCTGGGAGTCGCTGGGAGTGGGCGCTTCCACCGCGGCCGGGCGGCTGTTGGACATGTCCGTCGCCGTGCGCGCGGTGGCAGGCGAGGACGCGGAGCGGCTGTCGGAGGCGCTGCGCGACGCCGGCCTGGACGTGCGCGACGACGCCGAGCGCCACGTGCTGCTGGTGGACGACTACCTGTCGCAGGAGGCGCTCGCGCTGGCGCGCGAGTCCCGGGGCGCCGGCGCCGCGTTCCTCCCGCTGAAGGTGTCCGGCACCACGTGTCATGCGGGGCCGGTGGTGGGCCCCGAGCGCGCCTGCTGGACGTGCCTCACCGCGCGGCTGCTGGACAACCGTCCCATCGAGAAGTACCTCGCGCGAAAGGGCATTCCCCCGAGCGCCATCCGCCCGCCACGCACGGGCCTGCCCACCACCGCGCAGGCGGGACTGTCCCTCGCGGCGACGCTCGTGGCCCGCTGGGTGGTGGACGGGCCCCAGGCCGCGGGACAGACGCGGCTGTGGACGCTGGACTTCGCCACCTGGAAGCTGCAGTCGCACGCGGTGACGCGGCGTCCGCAGTGTCCGGACTGCGGAGACCCGCATTGGATGGACGCGCGCGCGAAGGCGCCCCTGGAGCTGACCTCACGTCCCAAGCGCTTCACGGACGACGGCGGCCACCGCATCCTCACGCCCGAGGAGACCTGGGAGCGCCACCGCCACCTCATCAGCCCGGTGACGGGCGTGGTGAGCGACCTGCGCGCGGTGCCGGGCGACGCACCGCTGGGCCACATCCAGTCCGCGGTCTTCCGCGTGTGCCCGTGGACGGACGCGCCGGCCTCCGACGACTTCCACCGCGTGGCCAGCGGCAAGGGCCGCACGGAGGCCCAGGCCCGCGCGGGCGCGCTGTGCGAGGCCTTGGAGCGCTACAGCGCGGTGTTCCAGGGCGACGAGCCGCGCGTCCACGCGACGGCCTCACACCTGGGCGTCCAGGCCGTGCACCCGGACGCGCTCCAGCACTTCAGCGCCGCGCAGTTCCAGGCCCGGTCCGAAGGCGCGGGCCGCCGCGACATGCGCACCGCGGTGCCGCGTCCGTACGCGGATCAACCCATGGACTGGAGCCCCGCGTGGTCGCTCACGCATGGCGTCTCCCGGTACGTGCCCACGGCGTTCGCGTACCTCTTCGCGCCCACGCCCGCGGACGGGCCGTTCTGCTTCTTCAACTCCAACGGGAACGCGGCGGGCAACTGCGTGGAGGAGGCCATCCTCCAGGGCTTCCTGGAGCTGGTGGAGCGCGATGCGGTGGCGCTCTGGTGGTACAACCGCCTGCGCCGCCCGCGCGTGGAGCTGCGCTCCTTCGACGAGCCCTGGTTCACGTCCGTGGAGGCGCATTACCGGTCGCTGGGCCTCCGGTTGTCGGTGTTGGACCTGACGCATGACCTGGGCATTCCGGTGTTCGCCGCGCTCGCGTGGTCGCCGGAGCGCGGGCGGGCCTGGGCCGGGTGCGGCTGCCACTTCGACGCGAAGCTCGCCGTGCAGCGCGCGCTCACGGAGGTGGCCCAGTGCTACGACCCGAAGGACCTGACCCCGTCGCCCTGGGACTCCCGGGCGCATGACGACACCCACTGGCTCTTCCCCGACGACACGGTCCCCGCGCGCGTTCGCGCCGACTTCCCGCGCGTATGGCACGACGACCTGCGGGACGACGTGCACGAGTGCGTGGCCCGGGCCGAGCGCGTGGGGCTGGAGACGCTGGTGCTGGAGCAATCACGGCCGGACGTGGGCGTATCCGCGGTGAAGGTCATCGTCCCGGGGCTGAGGCACTTCTGGCCCCGGCTGGGGCCTGGCCGGCTGTATGACGTCCCCGTGCGGATGGGGTGGCTGAAGGCCCCGAAGACCGAGGCGCAGCTCAACCCCGTGCCCTTCTACTTCTGA